The Verrucomicrobium spinosum DSM 4136 = JCM 18804 genome includes a region encoding these proteins:
- a CDS encoding PSD1 and planctomycete cytochrome C domain-containing protein produces MSPSLLPLRHRQNFVLAAVAASSLAGSLLQAAAPAPEFRPDQRLTYEKDVRPVLKAHCFHCHGEDGEVKGGLDVRLRRFLAQGGDTGPAIVPGKAHESLLLEMLKSGEMPKGAKKLSQPEIAILEEWVNQGANTARPEPEKLGPEYAFTDEERAWWAFQPIQSPRVPDMGPEVENPIDAFLLYHLRQQGLELSPETTPASLVRRATFDLTGLPPSPEEVAAYEADTRPGAYDRLITRLLESPHYGERWGRHWLDVAGYSDSDGYTEKDTERLHAFRFRDYVIKSLNQDKPFDQFIREQLAGDEMVPQPYRNLSADAAEKLAATGFLRMAADGTGTMDDKTSRNAVLADTIKIMGSALYGMTIDCAQCHDHRYDPITHADYHRIRALLEPALDWKKWKAPNARLVSLMSDAQRAEAAAIEVEAKKLDDIRLARQAEFIDATLEKELAKREEALRDPLRTAYKTEVKKRSPEQVKLLAQHPSINKLSGGSLYLYDTTYKTKHAAELKTMADAAAAVRAKKPKEEFVQALTEPVGATVPVTYIFHRGDPDQPKKAVTPGDLTILGGSRNVDVPVKNNSLPTSGRRLAFAQSLTDGTHPLLARVMVNRVWMHHFGRGIVTSAGDFGHLGQRPSHPELLDWLADRFMKEGWSLKKLHRLIMTSHAYRQTSTRDPRKEQLDPDNALVGRMNVRRLEAESLRDAMITVAGKLTPKMFGPPVPIMYNEEGQVVVGIDTADTAGRQTGKIIPLKGEEYRRSIYIQARRTRPLGMLETFDAPTMMEPNCAERPRTTVSPQSLLLMNNGSMREYAQLFATRLQKERPADVPAQVRRAYELAYGRPAVPEETTRAVEFVTAQMGFYKEHPAPLEYAVGPPSKTYADPALLSLAALCHALMSANEFLYVD; encoded by the coding sequence ATGTCCCCGTCTCTCCTCCCCCTTCGTCATCGCCAGAACTTCGTGCTCGCCGCCGTGGCGGCCTCCAGTCTGGCTGGATCGCTGCTCCAGGCTGCGGCCCCTGCACCGGAGTTCCGCCCAGACCAACGCCTGACTTATGAGAAGGACGTGCGCCCGGTCTTGAAGGCGCATTGCTTTCACTGCCATGGCGAGGACGGCGAAGTCAAAGGAGGCCTTGACGTGCGGCTGCGTCGCTTCCTCGCCCAAGGGGGTGACACGGGACCGGCAATCGTACCCGGCAAGGCCCATGAAAGCCTCCTCCTGGAAATGCTAAAATCAGGCGAGATGCCCAAAGGGGCCAAAAAGCTAAGCCAACCAGAAATCGCCATCCTGGAGGAGTGGGTCAATCAGGGCGCGAACACCGCCCGGCCGGAACCGGAGAAACTGGGACCAGAGTACGCTTTCACGGACGAGGAGCGCGCCTGGTGGGCCTTCCAGCCCATCCAGTCGCCACGCGTGCCGGACATGGGGCCAGAGGTGGAGAACCCCATCGACGCCTTTTTGCTCTATCACCTGCGCCAGCAGGGCCTGGAGTTGTCTCCCGAAACCACCCCCGCCTCTCTGGTGCGACGCGCCACGTTTGACCTGACCGGCCTGCCGCCCTCCCCCGAGGAGGTGGCCGCCTATGAGGCCGACACCCGGCCAGGTGCCTATGACAGGCTCATCACCCGCCTGCTGGAGTCGCCTCACTATGGCGAGCGTTGGGGACGCCACTGGCTGGATGTAGCAGGTTATTCCGACTCAGACGGCTACACGGAAAAAGACACCGAGCGCCTGCATGCCTTCCGCTTCCGTGACTATGTCATCAAGTCCTTGAACCAGGACAAACCCTTTGACCAGTTCATCCGCGAACAACTCGCTGGTGATGAAATGGTCCCACAGCCCTATCGCAACCTCTCTGCGGACGCTGCTGAAAAGCTGGCCGCCACAGGCTTCCTGCGCATGGCTGCCGACGGCACCGGCACCATGGACGACAAGACCTCCCGCAATGCGGTGCTGGCCGACACCATCAAAATCATGGGCAGCGCCCTCTATGGCATGACCATCGACTGCGCCCAGTGTCATGACCACCGTTATGACCCCATCACTCATGCGGACTACCACCGCATCCGTGCCCTCCTCGAACCCGCTCTGGACTGGAAGAAGTGGAAGGCCCCCAACGCCCGCCTTGTCTCCCTCATGAGTGACGCACAACGCGCGGAGGCCGCCGCCATTGAGGTGGAGGCGAAGAAGCTGGACGACATCCGCCTTGCCAGGCAGGCCGAGTTCATTGACGCCACCCTGGAGAAGGAACTCGCCAAACGTGAAGAGGCCCTGCGTGACCCGCTGCGTACCGCCTACAAAACAGAGGTCAAGAAACGCTCGCCGGAGCAGGTGAAGCTGCTGGCCCAACACCCGAGCATCAACAAGCTCAGCGGCGGATCGCTCTATCTCTACGACACGACCTACAAGACCAAACACGCCGCCGAGCTGAAAACCATGGCCGATGCTGCCGCTGCTGTGCGGGCGAAGAAACCAAAGGAGGAGTTCGTCCAGGCCCTGACCGAGCCTGTGGGGGCCACGGTGCCGGTGACTTACATCTTCCACCGGGGCGATCCCGACCAGCCCAAGAAAGCGGTGACCCCGGGAGATCTCACCATCCTGGGCGGCAGCCGGAATGTGGATGTCCCGGTTAAAAACAACAGCCTGCCCACCAGCGGACGCCGCCTGGCATTCGCCCAGTCGCTCACCGACGGTACCCACCCCCTGCTGGCCCGCGTGATGGTCAACCGCGTGTGGATGCACCACTTTGGCCGCGGCATCGTCACCAGCGCCGGAGACTTTGGCCATCTGGGACAGCGACCGAGTCATCCCGAACTGCTGGACTGGCTGGCAGACCGCTTCATGAAGGAAGGCTGGAGCCTGAAGAAGCTCCACCGGCTCATCATGACCAGCCATGCCTACCGCCAGACCTCCACACGCGATCCTAGGAAAGAACAACTCGACCCCGACAATGCCCTGGTGGGCCGCATGAACGTGCGCCGGCTGGAGGCCGAATCTCTGCGGGACGCCATGATCACCGTGGCAGGCAAGCTCACCCCCAAGATGTTCGGCCCGCCTGTGCCGATCATGTACAACGAAGAAGGCCAGGTGGTGGTGGGGATCGACACCGCCGACACGGCAGGGCGGCAGACCGGCAAGATCATCCCGCTGAAAGGCGAGGAATACCGGCGCAGCATTTACATCCAGGCCCGCCGCACCCGGCCCTTGGGCATGCTGGAGACCTTCGATGCTCCCACTATGATGGAGCCAAACTGTGCGGAGCGCCCCCGCACCACGGTGAGCCCGCAGTCTTTGTTGCTCATGAACAATGGATCCATGCGCGAGTATGCACAGCTCTTCGCCACCCGCCTGCAAAAGGAACGCCCTGCCGATGTGCCCGCCCAGGTACGCCGCGCCTATGAACTGGCTTACGGCCGCCCGGCCGTGCCGGAGGAAACCACGCGCGCCGTGGAATTTGTGACAGCCCAGATGGGCTTTTACAAGGAACATCCCGCCCCGCTGGAATACGCCGTGGGACCACCCTCCAAGACCTATGCAGATCCGGCACTGCTCAGCCTCGCGGCCCTCTGCCACGCGCTCATGAGCGCGAATGAATTCCTCTACGTTGACTGA
- a CDS encoding transglycosylase domain-containing protein translates to MSDQEVNPIARSLMKSKSPRPPGKGGNVRRRVPIYKRGWFGALVVVTLIIGVTAFGMIMAILAPLQEQAESLDITDLQKIEVASRIMDRKGEELGKIYVQNRTPIKVDDVPMHFIQALTSAEDSRFFQHSGVDVMGILRAIWLNYKAGEENQGASTITQQLARGAFDLKKMETTDKNSRYQRKIVEWFAAERIEKKYSKSEILEMYLNRIYFGAGFYGIQAASKGYFGKEVRDITLLESATLCGLIKSPNNLQPLRHPERSKKSRNHVLDRMYEEGYISKDERDTFSAQPVVTSPRTTDNRLSYVYEEIRQQAIAIIGEEAAQIGGFNIYTSIDGQLQRTAEASVKTRMEEVESTPGYKHQTFSYYRALLEEYKKRINAKTIPEDTPKPQPEYLQTAVLAIDNRDGGVLAMVGGRDFVDSMFNRAVQSRRPAGTAFLPFVYATAFQSPDYFPPQRLKDGPLDNRYVMIGGLQGILGEWGTEQDARLVYGTSISAREALSQSRTAATARLGLELGLPAVKDLVTRAGIKSPLRDYPSSFLGASEVKLDEMCLAYSAFANKGMRPKKISIIHRITDHGGNVIFQVKQDEEVLTEAMDEVAAYQTHSCLVDALRQGTGKKAYDDYGLKDFPAAGKTGTHYEFKDLWFVGYTSAVTCGVWCGFDQQKQIYEGAFSNKVALPMWADVMNASIKDYKPEEILPPHDMQMVEVCRRSGLRALDTCYDKIPDPATGKIRAVRNTYREALRQRSNFDVFCDLHRNGELRDDIAGLGSATIQEQLVTQAPEVANVSPVRMKGLTVLGADPYNTVQPVLRAEPVLEDGSTVQRAIPVEDPQEKTTPIKLAPPPPMKLD, encoded by the coding sequence ATGTCCGATCAGGAAGTCAATCCCATTGCCCGCAGCTTGATGAAGAGCAAGTCTCCCCGCCCACCGGGCAAGGGGGGCAACGTCCGGCGGCGGGTGCCGATCTACAAGCGCGGATGGTTCGGCGCACTCGTGGTGGTGACGCTCATCATCGGTGTGACCGCCTTCGGCATGATCATGGCCATCCTAGCCCCGCTTCAGGAGCAGGCCGAGTCCCTGGACATCACAGATCTCCAGAAGATCGAAGTCGCCAGCCGCATCATGGACCGCAAGGGGGAGGAACTGGGCAAGATCTACGTGCAAAACCGCACGCCCATCAAGGTGGATGACGTGCCGATGCACTTCATCCAGGCCCTCACCTCCGCGGAAGACTCCCGGTTCTTCCAGCACAGTGGTGTGGATGTGATGGGCATCCTGCGCGCCATTTGGCTGAACTACAAGGCGGGCGAAGAGAATCAGGGCGCAAGCACCATTACGCAGCAGCTGGCGCGTGGCGCCTTCGACCTGAAGAAGATGGAGACGACCGACAAGAACTCCCGCTATCAACGCAAGATCGTGGAGTGGTTCGCAGCCGAGCGCATCGAGAAGAAATACTCCAAGTCCGAGATCCTGGAGATGTACTTGAACCGCATTTACTTTGGTGCCGGTTTCTATGGCATCCAGGCGGCCTCCAAAGGCTACTTTGGCAAGGAAGTGCGCGACATCACCCTGCTGGAAAGCGCCACCCTCTGCGGCCTGATCAAGAGTCCCAACAATCTGCAGCCCCTGCGCCACCCAGAGCGCTCCAAGAAGTCCCGCAACCACGTGCTGGATCGCATGTACGAGGAGGGCTACATCTCAAAGGATGAGCGCGACACTTTCTCCGCCCAGCCGGTAGTGACCTCCCCCCGCACCACGGACAATCGCCTGAGCTACGTCTATGAAGAAATCCGCCAGCAGGCCATCGCCATCATTGGTGAGGAGGCGGCCCAAATCGGCGGGTTCAACATCTACACCTCCATCGATGGCCAGCTCCAGCGGACGGCCGAGGCTTCTGTCAAGACACGCATGGAGGAGGTGGAAAGCACCCCGGGCTACAAACACCAGACCTTCTCCTACTACCGCGCCCTGCTGGAGGAGTACAAGAAGAGGATCAACGCCAAGACCATTCCAGAAGACACGCCCAAACCCCAACCGGAATACCTCCAGACGGCGGTGCTGGCGATCGACAACCGCGATGGCGGCGTGCTGGCCATGGTGGGCGGGCGTGACTTTGTGGACAGCATGTTCAACCGTGCGGTGCAGTCCCGCCGCCCTGCCGGGACGGCCTTCCTCCCCTTTGTGTATGCCACGGCATTCCAGAGCCCGGACTACTTCCCTCCCCAGCGCCTGAAGGATGGCCCGCTGGACAACCGCTACGTGATGATCGGCGGCCTTCAGGGCATTCTGGGAGAGTGGGGCACGGAGCAGGATGCCCGCCTGGTGTATGGCACCAGCATCTCCGCCCGCGAAGCCCTGAGCCAGAGCCGCACGGCCGCCACCGCCCGTCTGGGACTTGAACTGGGACTGCCCGCAGTGAAGGACCTCGTCACGAGAGCTGGCATCAAATCCCCGCTTCGCGATTACCCCAGCTCCTTCCTCGGAGCCAGCGAGGTGAAATTGGACGAGATGTGTCTGGCCTACAGCGCCTTCGCGAACAAAGGCATGCGTCCCAAGAAGATTTCCATCATCCACCGCATCACCGACCACGGCGGCAATGTGATCTTCCAGGTGAAGCAGGATGAAGAAGTGCTGACGGAGGCCATGGATGAAGTGGCCGCTTATCAGACCCACTCCTGCCTGGTGGACGCACTCCGCCAGGGCACGGGCAAGAAGGCTTACGACGACTACGGTCTCAAGGACTTCCCTGCCGCAGGCAAGACGGGCACTCACTATGAGTTCAAGGACCTTTGGTTTGTGGGGTACACCAGCGCAGTAACCTGCGGTGTGTGGTGCGGGTTCGACCAGCAGAAACAGATCTATGAAGGGGCCTTCAGCAACAAGGTGGCCCTGCCCATGTGGGCGGACGTGATGAATGCCTCCATCAAGGACTACAAGCCGGAGGAAATTCTCCCGCCCCACGACATGCAGATGGTGGAAGTGTGCCGCCGCAGCGGACTGCGTGCACTGGACACCTGCTACGACAAGATCCCTGACCCGGCCACCGGCAAAATCCGCGCCGTCCGCAACACCTACCGCGAGGCCCTGCGCCAGCGGTCCAACTTCGATGTGTTTTGCGACCTGCACCGCAACGGCGAACTGCGCGATGACATTGCCGGGCTCGGCTCCGCCACCATCCAGGAGCAACTCGTCACCCAGGCACCGGAGGTGGCCAACGTCTCCCCTGTTCGCATGAAGGGGCTCACTGTGCTGGGAGCCGACCCTTACAACACGGTGCAACCCGTGCTGCGGGCCGAACCCGTGCTGGAAGACGGCTCCACGGTGCAGCGGGCCATTCCGGTCGAAGACCCACAGGAAAAGACGACTCCGATCAAGCTGGCCCCGCCGCCGCCGATGAAGCTGGACTGA
- a CDS encoding class I SAM-dependent methyltransferase encodes MANAIPRVPELLLERLASAPGKVAPWAEVMQLALYEPLVGYYRQGVRRIGRGGDFYTSVSVGPLYGELLAEHATGVWTAAGCPERFAVLEQGAHDGTLARDLVEAVHRHHPELAVSLRYVIIEPDETLREAQQARLGPEFAAHLSHAATWAEVPEVQGLLICNELLDAFAVHRIEFTSEGWKELHVTTRGDGAFEFVQGPPSTPGLQVELERLGNDFPIGFVTELNVAMLGWLAEVSQSAFTGEILLADYGHAAREYYIPERNGGTLRRYCQHRTDDRVLENLGEADLTAHVNFTRLAEQAVALGMTVMEFIEQGRFLTHVAAHLLRRPGFSPDPAWLRQFQTLTHPGHLGHAFHILALQKGGWESKAEPDAGRRAAALRRLGMESAPIH; translated from the coding sequence ATGGCGAATGCAATCCCTCGGGTCCCGGAACTGCTTCTTGAACGGCTGGCCAGTGCCCCGGGAAAGGTTGCCCCCTGGGCGGAGGTGATGCAACTCGCTCTGTATGAGCCACTCGTGGGATACTATCGCCAGGGGGTGCGCCGGATCGGGCGGGGCGGCGATTTCTACACCAGTGTCAGCGTGGGCCCGCTCTACGGTGAATTGCTCGCGGAACATGCCACTGGCGTGTGGACAGCCGCGGGGTGTCCGGAGCGGTTCGCCGTCCTTGAGCAGGGGGCGCATGATGGCACACTGGCCCGGGACTTGGTGGAAGCCGTGCACCGTCATCACCCGGAACTGGCGGTCAGTCTCAGGTACGTCATCATTGAGCCCGATGAGACCCTTCGGGAGGCTCAGCAGGCCCGTTTGGGGCCGGAGTTTGCGGCTCATCTGAGCCACGCCGCGACTTGGGCGGAAGTCCCGGAAGTTCAGGGACTCCTGATCTGCAATGAGTTGCTGGATGCCTTTGCCGTTCATCGGATCGAGTTCACCTCCGAGGGGTGGAAGGAGCTGCATGTGACCACCCGTGGGGATGGGGCGTTCGAGTTTGTGCAGGGGCCGCCCTCTACACCGGGCCTGCAGGTCGAGCTGGAGCGCCTTGGCAACGATTTCCCCATTGGCTTTGTCACTGAGCTGAATGTGGCCATGCTGGGCTGGTTGGCAGAAGTCTCGCAGAGCGCCTTCACTGGCGAGATCCTGCTGGCTGACTACGGGCATGCTGCCAGGGAGTACTACATTCCAGAACGCAATGGCGGGACCCTCCGGCGCTACTGTCAACACCGGACAGATGACCGGGTGCTGGAGAATCTCGGCGAGGCCGACCTTACGGCCCATGTGAACTTCACCCGTCTCGCAGAGCAGGCCGTTGCGCTGGGAATGACGGTGATGGAATTCATTGAGCAGGGCCGCTTTCTCACGCACGTTGCGGCGCACTTGCTCCGTCGGCCTGGGTTTTCACCGGATCCCGCCTGGCTGCGCCAGTTTCAAACGCTCACCCATCCCGGGCACCTCGGTCACGCCTTCCACATCCTTGCGCTTCAGAAAGGCGGCTGGGAAAGCAAGGCAGAGCCTGACGCGGGCCGCCGGGCGGCTGCGTTGCGCAGACTTGGCATGGAGTCCGCTCCCATCCACTAG
- a CDS encoding phosphatidylserine decarboxylase, translated as MSEPVTYYNRYTRQTETETIYGEGFLRWAYEKPLGRVAVWVLVKRSLFSKWYGRRMSQWKSRQRVQPFVEKYHISVEEMAGDPQRFPSFNAFFARRLKPEARPITPEPEDVAFPADGRHFAIPDIGTNDGIFVKGVSFNLTALLGDAALAEKYLRGSLLISRLCPVDYHRFHFPVGGLPGRARLINGPLYSVSPIALRQRPTLLWENKRYITVVKTRAFGEVLCLEIGATCVGSTHQTYRLGSEVAKGEEKGYFTFGGSCVITIFEPGRIKFSPDLLEQSSKGIEMYARMGDVMATKTMTP; from the coding sequence ATGTCAGAGCCAGTCACTTACTACAACCGCTATACCCGTCAGACAGAGACCGAGACCATCTATGGTGAAGGATTCTTGCGCTGGGCTTACGAAAAGCCCCTGGGGCGGGTCGCCGTGTGGGTGCTGGTGAAGCGATCCCTTTTCTCCAAGTGGTATGGCCGCCGCATGAGCCAGTGGAAGAGCCGGCAGCGGGTGCAGCCCTTCGTCGAGAAGTATCACATCTCCGTGGAGGAGATGGCGGGCGATCCGCAGCGGTTTCCCAGTTTCAACGCCTTCTTCGCCCGGCGCCTCAAGCCAGAGGCCCGGCCCATCACACCCGAGCCAGAAGACGTGGCCTTTCCCGCGGATGGCCGGCACTTTGCCATCCCGGACATCGGCACCAACGACGGCATCTTCGTCAAAGGCGTGTCGTTCAACCTTACGGCCCTGCTGGGCGATGCCGCCCTGGCGGAGAAGTACCTGCGAGGATCCCTGCTGATCTCCCGACTGTGCCCGGTGGACTACCACCGCTTCCATTTTCCGGTGGGTGGGCTCCCCGGCAGGGCCCGGCTCATCAATGGCCCCCTCTATTCGGTGAGCCCCATCGCCCTGAGGCAGCGACCCACGCTCTTGTGGGAGAACAAGCGATACATTACGGTGGTGAAGACTAGGGCGTTCGGCGAGGTGCTGTGTCTTGAGATCGGTGCGACCTGTGTGGGCTCCACCCACCAGACCTACCGTCTCGGCTCAGAGGTGGCCAAGGGAGAAGAGAAGGGGTATTTCACCTTCGGCGGCTCCTGCGTCATCACGATCTTTGAACCTGGCCGGATCAAGTTTTCCCCTGACCTGCTTGAGCAGAGCAGCAAGGGCATCGAGATGTATGCCCGGATGGGGGACGTCATGGCCACAAAGACCATGACGCCCTGA
- a CDS encoding YceH family protein has product MDMDTDPTASEAESQVEAPTLIPLTAEQVRVLGCLIEKEGTTPEAYPLTLNALVNACNQTTNREPVVRYDEDTVLEALDGLKRRGYVLQLTLVGARVQKYKHTLGTKFGFLTKPGIALLAVLMLRGVQTSGELRQRTERLHAFADIPAVEHELHKLIDYPSHPLAVQFAPGGGRKTVTFAHLLSGLVEPGVFSAPSLAVAAATASPAAVYDADWRGRMEQEVAALRAEVAELRSLIAPGSVHSPQEETDTGSRYIP; this is encoded by the coding sequence ATGGACATGGACACCGACCCCACCGCCTCTGAAGCTGAATCCCAAGTCGAAGCCCCGACGCTCATCCCCCTCACCGCAGAGCAGGTCCGGGTGCTGGGCTGCTTGATTGAGAAGGAGGGCACCACCCCCGAGGCCTATCCTCTGACCCTGAATGCCCTGGTCAACGCCTGCAACCAGACCACCAATCGCGAGCCGGTGGTGCGCTACGATGAGGACACCGTGCTGGAGGCGCTGGACGGCCTGAAACGCCGCGGCTATGTCCTGCAGCTCACCCTGGTGGGCGCTCGGGTGCAGAAGTACAAACACACGCTGGGCACCAAGTTTGGCTTCTTGACCAAACCCGGCATCGCCCTCCTGGCGGTCCTGATGCTGCGCGGGGTGCAGACTTCTGGCGAGCTGCGTCAGCGGACGGAGCGGCTCCACGCCTTTGCTGACATTCCTGCTGTGGAACATGAGCTGCACAAACTCATCGACTACCCTAGCCACCCCCTGGCAGTGCAATTTGCCCCCGGCGGCGGGCGCAAGACGGTGACCTTTGCCCATCTGCTGTCCGGCTTGGTGGAACCCGGTGTTTTCAGCGCGCCAAGCCTCGCCGTAGCGGCGGCGACAGCCTCGCCAGCAGCTGTGTACGACGCGGACTGGCGCGGGCGCATGGAGCAGGAAGTGGCAGCCCTCCGCGCCGAGGTCGCGGAGCTGCGCTCGCTCATCGCGCCGGGCTCAGTGCACTCACCACAGGAGGAGACTGACACCGGCTCCCGCTATATCCCGTAG
- a CDS encoding LysR family transcriptional regulator produces the protein MRMRHEYLSTRPVDLYSMHLFELVATQGGFTRAAELAGISQSAVTRQIQGMEHRLGVTLLERTTRRVTLTEAGYALLAEARQLNGALETGLRRFREEHVDAAKTVRVGFSRSVGLASLPGILLPFHRNSPEVRMQVSHEAGSGLLTALLDHRLDIAILTAPEKINAALQVQHSFADEFELIVGAQATLPPGPPPWPAATLQAWLDRQTWMHLSQQSHTGQKLAGWLKEQHYPHTPAMELDNFEILIQLVAMGLGASWVPRRALAAYPRKKALQRVPLPRRFERQIVMVTRRTHTLPKHIQDLIEGVLFS, from the coding sequence ATGCGTATGAGGCATGAATACCTTTCCACCCGGCCCGTGGACCTCTACTCCATGCACCTGTTCGAATTGGTGGCGACACAAGGGGGCTTCACCCGCGCGGCGGAGCTCGCGGGCATTTCCCAGAGCGCAGTGACGCGCCAGATTCAGGGCATGGAGCACCGCTTGGGCGTGACGTTGCTGGAGCGCACCACCCGCAGGGTCACGCTGACGGAGGCTGGATACGCCCTGCTGGCAGAAGCCCGCCAGCTCAATGGAGCCCTGGAAACCGGGTTGCGAAGGTTTCGGGAAGAACATGTGGATGCCGCCAAAACAGTCCGGGTCGGTTTCTCCCGCTCCGTCGGGCTGGCCTCTCTGCCGGGCATCCTGCTGCCATTTCACCGCAACTCGCCGGAAGTGCGCATGCAAGTCTCACACGAGGCCGGATCGGGGCTGCTCACGGCTTTGCTGGATCACCGCCTGGACATCGCGATCCTGACGGCTCCGGAGAAAATCAATGCCGCGCTTCAGGTGCAGCATAGCTTCGCCGATGAGTTTGAGCTCATCGTCGGGGCCCAGGCTACCCTTCCGCCGGGCCCTCCTCCCTGGCCCGCAGCGACGCTCCAGGCGTGGCTCGATCGCCAGACCTGGATGCACCTCAGCCAGCAGAGCCATACTGGACAGAAGCTGGCAGGCTGGCTCAAGGAGCAGCACTACCCCCACACTCCGGCCATGGAGCTGGACAACTTCGAGATCCTCATTCAGCTCGTCGCGATGGGGTTGGGGGCAAGTTGGGTGCCGCGTCGCGCCCTGGCGGCGTATCCCAGAAAGAAGGCTCTCCAGCGGGTGCCGCTACCCCGGCGGTTTGAGCGGCAGATCGTCATGGTCACCCGTCGCACCCATACGTTGCCAAAACACATCCAGGACTTGATCGAAGGAGTGCTCTTTAGCTAG